The candidate division KSB1 bacterium nucleotide sequence CCGCAATGGCGCTTTCCGCTCCAGGAAGAAGGAGAGATCGCTGTCGGTCATGACGATGCCGAAGCGCCTGAGAAGCCCGGACAGCGAATCGCTCTTCTGACCAACAGTTCCGGGAGCAGACCACACCTGGTAGAGCTGGTCGAGAAAGCTTTCCAAAGCGGCACGTTGCTGATCGGGGACTTCGGCGCGCCGTACAAAGACGGCTGGCACGCGGCGCTTGGCCGCCTCAACATCCGCCGCATACTCCTGCGGGCTTTTGTTGATGGCGAAGGTAAAAGGGGCGATGATTTGGTCGCCTATGTAGACATCCCCTTCCCGCAAGTTGAAGGTGTCCACGGAGCCAGAGCCCGGGAACATCAGCGCCACGCACACCACCATGGCCGCCGCCACACTTGCCTGCACCCAGGTGATAGTACGGGAACTCCACTCCTTCTGCCTGCGGTTGGTGCGCCCCCTGCGAAAGACGCGCAACACGAGCGCCTGCAGGTAGTCCTTTGCCCCGCCACGGCGTCCGGCGCCATTAGCCATGGTTTTCCCCCCCGGCCTTTTCTGCCTGCATCCTGCTCTGGAAATTGTCGTAGGCGCGGATGATATCCCTGACGAGGCGATGCCGGACGACGTCCTGCTCACTCAGGTAGGCGAAGGCGATGCCTTCGATGCCGTTGACCACCCGTTGGATCTGCACCAGGCCCGATTCGCTGGAAGCCGGCAGGTCGATCTGCGTAATGTCGCCGGTGACGATGGCTTTTGAGCCGATGCCCAGGCGGGTGAGGAACATCTTCATCTGCAGGGCCGTGCTGTTCTGCGCCTCATCAAGAATCACGAAGGCGTGATTCAGGGTGCGCCCGCGCATGTAGGCCAGCGGCACGATTTCGATGACCCCCACCTCGAGAAAGCGCCGCAGTTTTTCTGCGGGGAGCATGTCGTAGAGGGCATCATAGAGCGGGCGAAGATAAGGATCCACCTTCTCCTTGAGGTCGCCAGGGAGAAAGCCGAGGCTCTCCCCCGCCTCCACAGCGGGACGTGCCAAGATGATGCGCTCCACTTCGCGGGCCTGCAGGTGAGCCACGGCCATGGCGACGGCAAGGTAGGTCTTGCCGGTGCCTGCCGGCCCAATAGCAAAGACGATGTCGTTTTCCTCAACTAGCCGCACGTAGCGCGCCTGCCCTTCCGAACGTGGGCGGATGGCTCCCCGATGCGCCATCAGCACCACTGGCAGGGGCTCGCGTTTCTCCACCGAGCGGGGCTCGGGTGCCGCACCGGCGGTAACGCTGCTCTTTACCAAGCCGATGACCGTGGCAACGTCGTGGGCCGTGAGGTGCACCCCACGGCCCACCATGGCGATGAGTTCGCTGAGAGCCTGCTCCACCAGCTCCACTGCTTCCGCCTCGCCGCGCACCAGAAGCTGTGCCCCACGCGCAACCAGCTGCACACCGAACTCGCGCTGCAGAAGCTTGAGGTATGCGTCCTGCGAGCCGAAAAGGGCCACCTGGTCGATGCCCGGTAGGGGAATGCGACGTACCGCTTCTTCTTGTGTTTCCTCTGTGCTCGTCTCCCTGTGCTCCATATCACGAAAAAGCTCCCAGTTTCTGGCCAGCGCCTGGACAACTGGGAGCTCGTATTCGGATCCGCTGCAGTGGCCCGCCCAGGTCCCATGAGCTTAGCGCGGACCTGGCGCGCAGGCCCCAGCTTTGGGACAGCCTTTGGCCGGCTCGTTTCCCTGGGCTCAGGGAATCACAGGCCGAGATCGACCAGGCGCCTGCCCCGTCGGCTAGAGCCCCGTACCCTGTGCGCTACAACGACTCGGTCCACCTACTTGCGGATCACCAGCACCGTGTGCGGGTAGATCAGGTTCGGGTCATTCCCGATGACCGACTTGTTGGCCTCGTAGATCTTGGTCCACGCTGCCGGGTCGTTGAGCACACTGGGGTCTTTGGCAATCTTCTGCAAAAAGTCGCCCTTGACCACGATGTACTGGTCAGGTCCGCAGCCGCGCAGGATCTTCAACACCCAATCCGGATAAATCAAGTCTGGATCCTTGATCAGGTCGCGGTTGACCGAGTAAATCTTCATCCACTGGTAGGGGTCGCCGTAGATCTCCTTCTTGCCCGAGATCTTCCAGAGGTAGTCGCCCTTGACCACCACATAGCTGTCGTAGACCGCCTTGGGCATGCGCGCCTCAACATCGGCGATCTTGGCCTCGGTGCCAGCAACCAGCTCGCGCATCTCAGACAAGGCGTAGATAGGGCTCTTCTTCTTGTCGGCCAGCTGCGCCTTCAGGGCCGCAAGTTCTTCCTTCTTCTCGAACAGCTCCTCCGGACTCAGGGCCGCCAGGCCATCCACCTGTTTCGCAATGGCCTGCAACGAGGCGCGGTAGGCGTCGACTGCTGCCTTGTCGACTCCCAAAAGGGCGTAGACCTCGTCCCAACAAGAAGCCAGGTCGGCGTCAGCCTTGGCGATCTGCTCCTTGAGCGTCTGGATCTCCTTGTCGCGTGCCGCGATTGCAGCCTTTGCGTCGGCCTCGCGCTTCTGCCACTTGGCCAGCTCGGCGCGGTATTCGTCCATGCTCATCTTCTCCGCACAGAGGGCGACCGTGGCGTCGACGAGCAAGAACAAGCCGAGCACAACCGCGAGGCTGAGCAACCATTTAGCCGAAATCCTCATCGCGATTTCCTCCTTCGCTTCCGCTTGGCAATGGTTTTCCAATTGCGCCTACTTGCCCAACCGCTCCGCCACAGCCTTCTTCTCCTGCTGGCACTTGGCCAGTTCTTGCTGCTTGGCCGCCAACTGCTCGTCGAGGGACGCCTTCTCTGCGTCCTTGGCCTTGAGCTGGTCTTCAGCGGCCAGCGCTGCCTGCTTGGTCTCTTCCAGCTTGTTCAGCTGCTCCTGGCTCGGGTGCTTTGCGCACCCCACCGCAAAACTCACCAAGAGCAGCATAGCCAGTCCGAGGACCCACCCTGTCTTGAGCGTCTTGCGCATCGGGCCACACCTCCTTTCTTGGGACCAATGAACTATTTTCGCCGACCCACCACCACTCTGCTGCCGTATAATACGAAAAAAAGCAATAATTGTCAAGCAAAATCGTATGGGCTGAGGCGCACTTTTTCGCTCCCTCTTGCACCTCTACTTGGCCAGACGCAACCCCAATTCTCGCAGCTGCTCAGGCGAGATCTCAGTGGGAGCCCCGTCCATAAGGGAAAGCGCGCTGGTGGTCTTGGGGAAGGCGATTACGTCCCTGATGGTCTCCTTGCCCGCCAGCAGCATTACCAATCGGTCGAACCCAAAGGCGATGCCACCATGTGGTGGCGCCCCGTACTGCAGGGCCTCCAGCAGAAAGCCGAATTTCCGTTCTGCTTCTTCTGGCGAAATGCCCAGCACGCGAAACACCTCCCGCTGTAGTTCTGCGTCGTGGATGCGGATGCTGCCGCCGGCGACCTCGGTGCCGTTGAAGACCAGGTCATAGGCCTGCGCCCGCACCCGCTCCGGGGCCGTTTGCAGAAGGGCAATGTCCTCGCGGCGCGGCGAGGTGAAAGGGTGGTGCATGGCTACAAAGCGCCCCTCCTCCTGGCTGTACTCCAGCAGCGGGAAATCGGTCACCCACAGCAAGCTGATCTTGCCCTCGTCGATCAACCGGAGCTCCCTGCCCAGCCGCAGGCGCAGGGCCCCCAACACCGGCAGACACACCTCGCGGCGATCCGCCACCAGGAAGAGCATGTGGCCGGCAGCCGCATGCATGGCAGCGTTGACGGCAGCAATCTCCTCTGCGGAGAAGAACTTCGCCGCGCCTCCCTCCCAACCGTCAGGCGTCACCTTCAAGGCCACCAGCCCCTTGGCCCCCAGCTCCTTGGCTGCCGCGGTCAGGTCATCGACCCGTTTCCTGGTGAAGGCCTCTGCTTGCGGGACGCACAGGCCGGCTACCATGCCGCCGCTGTTGACCGTCTCGGCAAAGACGCGGAACTGGCTGGCGGCCACCAAGGAACTGATGTCGGTGATGGGCAGCGCAAAGCGTAGATCGGGCTTGTCGGTGCCGTACTTCGCCATGGCCTCAGCGTAGGGCAATGCGGGCAGGGGCGTAGCCAGGTGATAGCCGAGCACCTGCTCCAGCACCTCCGCCATCAGCCCTTCACACACGGCGCGCACGTCATCAGCGTCGACGAAGGACAGCTCCATGTCGATCTGGGTGAACTCTGGCTGGCGGTCGGCGCGCAGGTCCTCGTCGCGGAAACAGCGGACAATCTGGAAATAGCGGTCGAACCCCGCCACCATGAGGAGCTGCTTATAAGTCTGCGGCGACTGGGGCAGGGCGTAGAACCTCCCCTTGTGGATCCTGCTCGGCACCAGATAGTCGCGTGCGCCCTCCGGTGTGCTCTTGATAAGGCAGGGTGTCTCGATTTCCACAAAGCCATGCGCATCCAAGTAGCGGCGCACCACCTGGTAGACGCGGTGCCGGAGCAAGAGGTTCCGCTGTAGTTCCGGCCGCCGCAGGTCGAGGTAGCGGTAGGTAAGGCGCAGCTCCTCGGAGGCGTCAACTGGGTCTTTGATTTCGAATGGCGGGGTCTTGGCTTTGTTCAGGACTTCCAGCTCCGTGGCCACCACCTCAATGTCGCCGGTTGCCAGGTTTGGGTTGCGCATCCCCTCGGGTCGCATGCGCACCGTGCCGGTGACGGCCACCACCGATTCCGCCTTCAGCTCCCGCGCCTGCTCACAGAGTTCCGGACGCGCCCAAGCATCAAAGTTGATCTGCACAAGGCCGTAACGGTCCACCAGGTCCACGAAGTAGATGCCGCCATGGTCCCGGCGATGGCGCACCCAGCCCATCACCGTCACCTCCTGCCCCTGGTGACTGGCGCGCAATTCTCCACAGGGATGCGTTCGTTTCCTTTTCATCACTCCTCAATATGTGTGCCACAAGCAAGCGCTGACCGGTCACAAAAAAGACCGTGAGCACTGCGCTACGGTCCATGGTCTCCCGCAGAGAATACCTCGGCGCCCGCCAAGCCTCGCCAAGCAAGGACGGTCAGAAACCGAAGGTGTAGACCTGGCGAAAGGTGGCATCCCCCAGAGATGCATCCACCGTGCCGAAATCGTCCCAGCGTTGAATACGGCGCAGGATGCACGCCTCAAGCTCTGGGCTGTTTAGGGTGGACGAGACGATGGTAGCGCTGCTCACCTTTCCCTGCGGGTTGATGGTGAAGCGGACCACCAGTTTTCCCTTTAACGTCGGGTTGCGCTTGAGCTCCTTCTGATAGCAGTATTCGATGGCGTCGTTGTGGCCGTTCACTACCTTGGAGACCTGGTCTGGGTCTCGCCCGGCAAGGCTCGTTACCTCGCCCTCACGATCTATGGGCGTGACCGGTCCCACCACCAGATTGCCGACCCTGACGACCGTCGAAGAGGTCGCTGTGCCGAGCTCACCGAGCAGGGTATCGATGGTGCCGGTTTCGGTGGTGCGGGCGCCACGCACCTCTCGCTCCCGGGTGGGCGCCCCCGTGCTCTTCAGTCCCCCAACGCTTCCGAGCACCGTGCCTATGTCGGCGCTCGGCTCCTCGCCGCCGAGGAGTTGGCGTGCCTGCTCTCCTGCTCCGCCGCTTCCTGCAGTGAGAACTCGCAGCACGCCGGTGGAACGCGCCTCTGCAGCCAGGCGTTCGCGTGTCGCCGCATGGGCAGGCGAAAGCGGTGCCTCGGCTGCGGTGCCGGCTGCCCCGCTCACAGGCGAGCTGGAAGCAGCACCTTTGCCCGGTGTGCGCGCGGCCACTTCGGCCCCACCTGGCGTTACTTCTTTGGCCCCTCGGGTGGCCGGCACGGGTAGACCTTCCCGCAGCGGCATCTCCTTTGGCGGCTGGGCATGACGCACAATGAGGGTGGCAAGACGTGCCTGCGTGGCGGCCGGTACCTCCTCCTTCTCCTGCGTGGGCCGCGAAAGAAGCAGAACCATCAGCCCAAAATGGACCACCACGGAAGCGCCCAGGATGAGCACAAAGGTACGGCTCACCTCCGCGAACCAGCCCTTCCGGTACTCTTTGGGCAGCACCATCTCAGTTGCAACCACAGCACTCCTCCGCTGGCGTGGCAGCGCCACCTTGCTACAGAGTGGAGGCCGTCTCCGCCGAGCGCCCGGTCGGACGTTCCAGCTGGTAGACGGCCAGACGCAGGTTCGTGTACTCACACATCCCGCAGGTAGCGAGAACCTTCACCAGGATGCCATACTCGAGGTCTTTGTCTGCCTGGACATTCACCCTGCCCGAGAACTTGATGCCGTACTTCTGCTCGGCCTCTTTGGCGCGGTCGGCGTATACCTTGAGCCTGTCCCGCAGTCTGGGTACGATCAACCCCTCCTGCCCCGCCACGTTTACCACGGTCTCCACGACCTCATCGTTCACCATGACCGTCTCCTTGGAGACGATCACGTCCAGCGCCGTCTCGGGAATCGTCTCCACGGTGGACTTGGGCAGGGTCAAGTTCTCCGAGGGGTGAATCAATCCCCCCTCGGTCGAGTAACTCTTCAGCAAGAACACCAGGATGATGGTGAACATGTCCATCAAGGAGGTCAGGTTGAGGAACCCCTTGCCTGGGTTGGTATCATGCTTCTTGATGCGCGAGGGAATATAGGCCATTGCTTACTCCGGGACGAAGCTCTTGCCGTCACTGGATGCCGGCAGCGAGTGCCACCTGTGGGAAAAGGTTCACCGTGCGGCCCTCCACCTGGCATGACCGCGCGGCGTCCATGGTCGAAACCACTACCTGGTAACGAACCCCTGGGTCCGCATTGATGATGATACGCTCGTCATCGGCGAATGTCCCCTGAGCCCGACTCTTGATCTCAAGGAGCACGCTGGACAAGCGTTCATAGTCGTACACTGGCGAGCCGTCTTCGCCAAGCTTCTTGGGGATGGAGGGACCACCTCCCTCACCCCTCAGCACACCGAGCACGCTGGAGATGTAGAAGCCCTGGTCGGTGATGCTTACTGCCAAATCGAGGGTGCGCGCCGTCTCGGTGGGCATGCCACTGGCCCCCGTTCCCTGCACCAGTGGGGCCGGCGGCAGGTCAAGCTGGATGACCCCGATGCGCACAAACGTCACCGTCGACAGCAGCAAGGGGATCAGGACCACCATCAGGTTCATCACCGGAAAGAGGTTGATCTCCACCTGCTCGGCAAAGGTACGGCTGCTTCTGAGTGAAGGTCGAAACGCCATGCTATTGATTCCCTGTGATCAGGTTAATCAACTTGACCATGTGCTCATCGATCTCGTCGATGATCTTAGTGGTCTTGTTGTGCAGCCAGGTGTAGGCGACGATGGTCGGCACTGCAATGATCAAGCCGAAGAGGGTTGTGTTCATCGCCACGGCGATGCCCGCAGCCAGAAGGCGTGCCTTCTCCGCCGGGTCGATGCCAGGACCCGACACGCTGCGAAAGGCAATGATCAGCCCGTACACCGTGCCCATCAAGCCGATGAGCGTGGCCACGTTGGCGATCATGGCCAAGTACCCGGTGCGGTTCTGCAGTTTGGGGATGACCTCCAGCGTGCCCTCGTCGACGGCGTTCTGGATCGAGCGAAAGTCGACCGTCTCGCTCTCGCTCACCTTGCGCAGACCGGCGGAAACGACCCGCGCCAAGGCGCGATCGTTGGCAGCCTCGCACAGTGCCAAGGCCTCGCGGTACTCCCCGGCCTTGATATGCTTTCGAATTTGTGCCATGAACATCGCGGCATTGATGTCGCTCTTCAGTTTGATGTAGATGAAGCGCTCGATGAAGATGGCCACCGCCATAGCGGCAATGAACAGCAGTGTCCACATGAACACCCATCCCGCGCTGCTGGGACTGAAACCGCTGATCAATTCAGACATGCAACACCTCCACGCATAGGGGTTTTTTGCTCTCCTCTGCGAAGGCACCGTGGCTCACCGCCACGGGCAACATCCTGGAGCGAGCAGCCATGCTACTTCTTCTGACGAGCAATGAGCTTCTGCAGACGCTTGATTTTCTTGGCCGACTCCAGTTCCTCCTGGAACCCGGTCAACCCGCTCGGGACTTCTCGCAACTCGCGCTCGAAGCTCCTCTCCACGAAAAGCGGCGTCTTGAACTCCGGCTTGACGCGCTTAGGGAGTATGGCCACGCTGGGCTTTTCCACGACCGTCACGATGAGGATGGGCGGCAGAATTTCTTCCTCCACTTGCTGAGTAGCCGCAGGCCTCGTGCTTTCCTGAGCAGCAAGCGGACCTACCTGCAGCAGCAAGGCCACCCACACAAGAGCCACCAGAGAAAACAGAACTCGCATGTGCAACCTCAGCTTAAGGGATCTGCTCTCGCTTTTGGATAAGCAACTCCTTCTCCTTCTCGTCCAGCACGAGCGGGGCAAGGCGCTGCCGCTCTTCCTTCCAGCCGGGAATGGTACGCCAAGTCAGCAGCAGGTGCAGCCCATCGATTTCGCCGTCCACATCTTTGGCCTCGACGGCCACCACGTTTTCTCCCTCATGGAGAAGGTCAGTCACTTCGTGCACGTAGACACCCAGAGGCTTCTCTGGCGGCTGCACGACCTGGGTGACAAAGTGGCCGTTGACGAACAGGTTGTAGGAGCCATCTGCTGCCAGGAGCACCTGACCGCCTACCGGCAAGCCCACCACGCTAAAGGTGCGGCGCAGGTAGACCAAGGGCCCACGGCGCTGCTCAACCTGGGGCACAAGGCCTTGGGCGAGGGAGTCGAAGCGCACGCTCACCGTCTCCGGCTGCACACACCACAGGTACAGGCCTGGCGGCCGCTTGGGGCCTTGAACATTCGCCACCACCGTGGGCACTGCCCAGCTCTTATCGTCAAAATCTAATGTCGGCCAACCCTTGGTGTACTGCCACGCCGCCCGCCAGTTGAGATCCGTGGCCAGCGTGTCCGCCACTGCGCGAAGGCCGAGCCGGGGTGCATAAGTATCGGGGTCGAAACGGGCCAGGTGCAACACCAGGTTCTTGGCCCAGACATTGTCGATGCCCAACGAATCGCACGCCGCAACACCCGTGCGCAGGATCTGCTGCAGCCCCTCGTGGGCGGCAAAGTAGTTGTCCTCGAAAGTGAGGATGGCGTCTCTGAACACCGGCTCTTGCTGCTCGCGATAGCGACCGACAAACGCCTGCCCGCGCTGTTTGGTCATGCCACAAATGCTATCCAGTCTCTCGACGTAGTGGAAGAGGCCCTGTGTCAGCTTTTGCTCAGTGATGGCCACACCTTGGCCATCGAGGCCATGCTTGCGCGCGCGCTTCAGGGTTTCCTGGTAGCCCTCGCTAAAGTTGACTGCAAATGCTGCGCCAAATTCCAGCAAGTTGGCCATCTGGTCTGCCAGCTCCACCAGGTCCTCGCCGGCCTGAGTCACGCGAGCACCTGTTTCCACCAGAGCAAGATACTGGGCTTCCCTGTTCCGGTAATCCTCAAGCACCTCAGCCGCCAAGGAGGCAAAGAGGTCTGGCAGCATGTTAGAGACCTCAATGGCGCTGCTCTTGGCGAGGGCCACTAGCTGGTTTTGCACGCCAAGCTGTTCCGCCGCCTCGGCGCTCTCCGCGTAGGCGGCAGCCGCGGCGTCAAGAAGCGGTTTTACGGCAACGAGCAAGAGCTGCCGACGGTACTCCACGGAAGTGAGCAGGTCCAGGCCAGATGGCAGCGGCACGGCAAGCAGGCGCTCAGCCGAGAGTCTCTTCAGCTCGCCAATGGTGTAAAGATTTTCACAGACTTTTTCCTTGCACCGCCCGATCCAGCGGTTTGCCACCCGAAGCACGCTATCGCTTGCGGCCACCTGCACGGAATCCGCGCCTGGCGGCACAGGGAGCTGGCGCCGGTAATCCTCAGCCAGCCGCGTCAACACGCCAATCGAATTGCGGTACGAATCGGTGGCCCGGCGGTAGAGCTGAGCGGCCACCTCGGCTGCCTCATTGCGCGCCACCGCTTCCTCGGCGGGGTCCATGCGTGGTATTTCCTGCCGCCCGTAGCTGCGCGCGAACTCTTCATAGCACGTGCCCACGCGGTAGGTGGCTTCGTAGAGCCGGACCGTGCCCATACCGGCCACGCGCGTGTAGTCCTTCACCAACTGCAGGAGCAAATCCCGCTTCTCCTGCAGCGCGTGCTGCAGCTGGCTCTTCGGCAGCCGGAGCTCGATGGCGACAAAGCGAGCATACTGAAGTTCACTGAGCGCAAAGAGAGCCTCGGCGGCATAGAAATCGTTGCCTGGCAGCCCCTTGCTCTTGAGCTCCTCGTGGCTACTCACCGCCTTGTGGTACTCGCCGGCTGCACGCTCCTTGTCGCCAGTCTCGGCAAAATATTCGCCGCGCCGGTAGTAGCTCTCCACGACGCGGGGCGATGCAGGGTATTTGGTGACAAACTCGCCATACGCCGCGCTTGCGTTCTGCCAATCCTTCAGCTTCAGGTAGTAGCCGGCGATGTCGTAGGCGAGGTCTTCAGCTTCGCGGGTTTCCGGGTAGCGAGCAAGGAACTGGCGATTCACCCGGATGGCCTGTTCCCACTCCTCAGCGGCTGCGTGGCAAATGCTGGCATTGTACAGCGCGTCCTTCGCCTTGCCCGGGTCGACGTGCAGCTCGGCAAGCCGCGCGTAGGTCAACGCCGCGTTGTGGAAATCATCCACTTCCCGGTAGTCGAAAGCCAAGTTGTTGAGCGCGTCCAGGCGATAGACAGAAGCGGGCCAGCCGGCCAACAGCCGGAGGTACGTTTCGATGGCGCGATTGAACTCCTTGGCCTTATCGAACTCCAACGCCGCATTGAACAACGCCAGGTCGCCAAACTCGACATCCGGAACCTCTGCCACCACGCGATCAAATTCTTCCCCTGCCTTGTAGTGCTCTTCGGACTCGGCAAGCAGCTCGGCAGCCAAGAAGATGGATTCGGCCAGCCGGCGGCGTGCCTTGGAGACCAGCTCCGGCGAGGGGTTGTCTTCTATGATCCTCTTTGCCACCGCCTCGGCGCTGGTAAAATCCATCTTGCCGAAGTAGCTCTCCATGATGATGTAGCGCGCATTGGCCAGCTCTTCGCTGTCGGGAAAGTGCTTGACGAGCGTCTTGAAGTACTTGAGCGCCTCTTTGAACTGATTGTGGTTGTAGTACAGCGCGCCGGCATTGACCAACATGCGCGCGGTCTGCGGCTCGTGGGGGAAGAGCATGATGTAGTTGTCGTATGCCTCGGCAAGGCGCTGTTCCGCCGGATGCAGCGGGGTCGGCGGATGGACCAGACGCGCATGGATGGTTGCCGCGCTCTCCTTGGTCACAGCTCCCGGCTGCTGCTCGCGGGCCACAGCTGCCTGGGCGGCAGCAGCCGCTACCTCTTCCCGCGCCCCCTCCCGCGCTAAGGCCACGGCATTCTCGGCCGCCTGCCTTTGATAGCGCGAATCCCAATACTTCTGACTGATCGCCACGTACTCCGTGTAGGCAGCCGCATAATCGTCCAGATGGGTATCTAGCGTCAAGGCCATGTTCCAGTGAATGCGCGGCGCACTGGAGTCGGCAGGGAACCTTTCCAGGTACTTCCGGCTGTCGCTCACCGCCTGCTCGTAAAAGTCCCGATCGCCCGTGGCTTCGCCCTTCTGGTACAGGAAGGTAATGTTGTCGCGCAGGGCCTCTTCGGCCAGGCGCTGCGCCTCTGCGCGTACGTTCGCATCGGTGTTCCTTGCCCACCAACTGGACCCTTCGCCGTACAGACTCACCAGTTGGTTGCGGCTCTGGTAGGCCTTGAGCTCATCCTTGAGCAAACGGTAGGCTTCGACAATGCGGCTTTGCACCACGGGCGCCAGGGGGCTCTCTGGGTAAAGGGCCAAGAGCAGCTCGTAGGCATAGATGGCATTGCGGAACTCTTCCTTCTCCTTCAGGTACCCGTCGCCCATGCGCTTGAGAATCTGCGCGCCGTACGGTCGACCGCCGATCTTGTTCAGGTAAGCCGCGGCACGCGCAGGTCCGCCGTAATCAAGGAAGCTTATGGCGATGTACTCGACCGATTCGTCACGCAGGGCCGGGTTGGTATAGGCGCCACGCGCATCCAGGGGCGAGTACCGGTCGATGTCGTCAGCCAGCAGCGTGAAGTAGGACACAGCCTCCGGGAATTGGCTGAGCCGATAGTAACTCCATCCCAAGCGGTACAGCGCCTCGTCGTAGCGGGGGCTGTCCGGGAACTTCAAGACTTGCTGGTAGAACTCGATGGCCTTGGGCAAGTCGTTCCGCGGCGGGCTGAAGTAGTACTCCCCGATGCGCATCAGCGCGTTAGGCAGATAGCGGCTTTGCGGGAACTCCTCCACCACGCGCTGATACAGAGCCACCGCGGCCGTATCCTGCCCCAATGCCTCGAAAATGAAAGCCTGGTTGTAGAGCGCGTCGTCCATGTACTGGCTGTGGGGAAACCTCTCCCTCACCGCCTGCAGCAGAGCCAATGCCTTGCTGAAGTCCTTGCGCGGCTCCACTGGGGGGGAGTTCCTCTCGCCGTGCTCGTAGGCAGCAAGCTCTTCCTCGTACTGGCGCATGGCCGCCAAGTAGTCGTCTTCTGCCTGTTCATAGTAGAGCTCGGCAAGTCGCATCATCACTTCGTCGAGGATGCGACTCTGGGGGTTTTGAGCAATGAAGAGCTCGGCGTCGCGCATGCCGCGCTGGCGGAGGGCCACCCGTTCCTTTTCGCGTGCTGCCAAGCGGTTGGCGTACAGCTGGCGATAGGCCTGCAATTCCTCCAATGAGTAGCTGGCCATCACGCTATCGCCGAACAGCGACCTGAGCACCATGGCCAGCGAATCGGCAGAGGTCTGCGCCAAAGATGACCCGGCGACCACCAGGACAATCCCCGTTACCAGCAAGGCCCTTGCCAGCGGTGACCTTCTTCGCTGCATGCGCATAGGCTCCATCTCAGTTAGTCCTGCTGCTGTGGTCGCATGGACTGGCGGGACGAGACCTGCTCGCTCTCGGTGGTGTCAAAGTAGGCGGTCTTGAAGTAGAGAGCCCGTTCTTCCCGCTCTTGGGCCACCCTCTTTGCTTCCAATTGTGCGCTCAGGCTGGCCAGCTGCAGGTCGAGCTGCTGCAGGTAGGCGTCCAGTGCCTGGCGGCGTTGGGTAATGAGGCCATCGATTGCCGCAAGCCGGCCGGCATACGTTTCGATGGCCACCTCGTGGTCTTGCAGCGAGCTGTAGCTGATGTCGCTCATCTCCAGGCCGGCGCGATCGGCCCACTCCTGGAGCTGAGACCCGATCTCCTGGATAGGTTGTGTGGCCACCCACATCCGGAATCGGCTGAGGTTGTTCTGCAGCATGCGCAAGCGGCGCTCGATGAGCTCCAGCCCGAAGCGCGCACTGAACGG carries:
- a CDS encoding PhoH family protein is translated as MEHRETSTEETQEEAVRRIPLPGIDQVALFGSQDAYLKLLQREFGVQLVARGAQLLVRGEAEAVELVEQALSELIAMVGRGVHLTAHDVATVIGLVKSSVTAGAAPEPRSVEKREPLPVVLMAHRGAIRPRSEGQARYVRLVEENDIVFAIGPAGTGKTYLAVAMAVAHLQAREVERIILARPAVEAGESLGFLPGDLKEKVDPYLRPLYDALYDMLPAEKLRRFLEVGVIEIVPLAYMRGRTLNHAFVILDEAQNSTALQMKMFLTRLGIGSKAIVTGDITQIDLPASSESGLVQIQRVVNGIEGIAFAYLSEQDVVRHRLVRDIIRAYDNFQSRMQAEKAGGENHG
- a CDS encoding LysM peptidoglycan-binding domain-containing protein; amino-acid sequence: MRISAKWLLSLAVVLGLFLLVDATVALCAEKMSMDEYRAELAKWQKREADAKAAIAARDKEIQTLKEQIAKADADLASCWDEVYALLGVDKAAVDAYRASLQAIAKQVDGLAALSPEELFEKKEELAALKAQLADKKKSPIYALSEMRELVAGTEAKIADVEARMPKAVYDSYVVVKGDYLWKISGKKEIYGDPYQWMKIYSVNRDLIKDPDLIYPDWVLKILRGCGPDQYIVVKGDFLQKIAKDPSVLNDPAAWTKIYEANKSVIGNDPNLIYPHTVLVIRK
- the aspS gene encoding aspartate--tRNA ligase gives rise to the protein MKRKRTHPCGELRASHQGQEVTVMGWVRHRRDHGGIYFVDLVDRYGLVQINFDAWARPELCEQARELKAESVVAVTGTVRMRPEGMRNPNLATGDIEVVATELEVLNKAKTPPFEIKDPVDASEELRLTYRYLDLRRPELQRNLLLRHRVYQVVRRYLDAHGFVEIETPCLIKSTPEGARDYLVPSRIHKGRFYALPQSPQTYKQLLMVAGFDRYFQIVRCFRDEDLRADRQPEFTQIDMELSFVDADDVRAVCEGLMAEVLEQVLGYHLATPLPALPYAEAMAKYGTDKPDLRFALPITDISSLVAASQFRVFAETVNSGGMVAGLCVPQAEAFTRKRVDDLTAAAKELGAKGLVALKVTPDGWEGGAAKFFSAEEIAAVNAAMHAAAGHMLFLVADRREVCLPVLGALRLRLGRELRLIDEGKISLLWVTDFPLLEYSQEEGRFVAMHHPFTSPRREDIALLQTAPERVRAQAYDLVFNGTEVAGGSIRIHDAELQREVFRVLGISPEEAERKFGFLLEALQYGAPPHGGIAFGFDRLVMLLAGKETIRDVIAFPKTTSALSLMDGAPTEISPEQLRELGLRLAK
- a CDS encoding TonB family protein, with the protein product MVATEMVLPKEYRKGWFAEVSRTFVLILGASVVVHFGLMVLLLSRPTQEKEEVPAATQARLATLIVRHAQPPKEMPLREGLPVPATRGAKEVTPGGAEVAARTPGKGAASSSPVSGAAGTAAEAPLSPAHAATRERLAAEARSTGVLRVLTAGSGGAGEQARQLLGGEEPSADIGTVLGSVGGLKSTGAPTREREVRGARTTETGTIDTLLGELGTATSSTVVRVGNLVVGPVTPIDREGEVTSLAGRDPDQVSKVVNGHNDAIEYCYQKELKRNPTLKGKLVVRFTINPQGKVSSATIVSSTLNSPELEACILRRIQRWDDFGTVDASLGDATFRQVYTFGF
- a CDS encoding biopolymer transporter ExbD: MAYIPSRIKKHDTNPGKGFLNLTSLMDMFTIILVFLLKSYSTEGGLIHPSENLTLPKSTVETIPETALDVIVSKETVMVNDEVVETVVNVAGQEGLIVPRLRDRLKVYADRAKEAEQKYGIKFSGRVNVQADKDLEYGILVKVLATCGMCEYTNLRLAVYQLERPTGRSAETASTL
- a CDS encoding biopolymer transporter ExbD — encoded protein: MAFRPSLRSSRTFAEQVEINLFPVMNLMVVLIPLLLSTVTFVRIGVIQLDLPPAPLVQGTGASGMPTETARTLDLAVSITDQGFYISSVLGVLRGEGGGPSIPKKLGEDGSPVYDYERLSSVLLEIKSRAQGTFADDERIIINADPGVRYQVVVSTMDAARSCQVEGRTVNLFPQVALAAGIQ
- a CDS encoding MotA/TolQ/ExbB proton channel family protein; its protein translation is MSELISGFSPSSAGWVFMWTLLFIAAMAVAIFIERFIYIKLKSDINAAMFMAQIRKHIKAGEYREALALCEAANDRALARVVSAGLRKVSESETVDFRSIQNAVDEGTLEVIPKLQNRTGYLAMIANVATLIGLMGTVYGLIIAFRSVSGPGIDPAEKARLLAAGIAVAMNTTLFGLIIAVPTIVAYTWLHNKTTKIIDEIDEHMVKLINLITGNQ